The following proteins come from a genomic window of Chryseobacterium glaciei:
- a CDS encoding response regulator, producing MPKKIIRNLQFGVGLSLLILIASSIASYISIQRQMEHRESLSQSRRSVTAVKDVLIALLDAETGNRGYQLTGKENFLEPYKRSLADYPKAFERAKALDIKDKNQLDRLNNLQQNVNSNISNLKHFVENRRKGIVMTQQQVLMSKTYMDKCRQIVRDFVQYEEAQLAIKNKDLNRSSDTTVLFILFSAIAAVVVTTFFYIKLRADLIRRDKLEKQLKAKDLEISRRVSAIQQVANRVANGDYSQKASDTSQDDLGDLVGSLNNMTDSLKKSFDEINKSDWRQKGLAILNESLVGNKSVNEVSKKSLHQLIEYGNCINGSLYLFDEGVLKLNTAFGLEDNMKKTFELGEGMVGQAFVNEKTQVYNNLHEEDFTVTFASSKITIYGIILLPILADGHTIGVLELGSTSNFEEERVDYFSECSRNIGIALSAAKSREKEQQLLEETQAQSEELQVQHSELENLNTELEAQTQKLQASEEELKVQQEELMQANAELEERSRLLEDKNHLIAERNNEIQKKVEELALSTKYKSEFLANMSHELRTPLNSILLLSRLMTENPDENLNEDQVESAKVIQSSGSSLLTLIDEILDLAKIESGKMTLEYEEVIIDDIIKDLKSLFKPILREKGIEFNIEIENDVEKAIETDRLRVDQVMRNLLSNATKFTTEGSINLNIKKDPKNNDFIIFSVKDTGIGIAEDKQKIIFEAFQQADGSTRRKFGGTGLGLSISREIARLLGGELMLTSKVNEGSEFSLIIPIKAISEPIHPETDQHLMETIREDVEEIQNILEDGEIQYTLPVNTLGIPENVADDRETITDGDKVILIVEDDINFAKALLKYARLQDYKGVVSVRGDHALSTAIQYHPAAILLDVQLPVKDGWQVMDELKSNPQTKHIPVHMMSVLHVKKESLMKGAIDFINKPMALDQMTEVFRKIEEALKKSPQKVLIVEENAKHASALSYYLSNFNISLSVENNVEDCVKALTEGNSDCVILDIGAEKGNQYQIIESIKSYEGLENLPIIIFTGHNLTQSEELKIKQYADSIVVKTAHSYQRILDEVGLFLHLVEEKSNSETIKNKVLGSLTEVLKGKKILITDDDVRNIFSLTKSLEKYKVDVVLAMDGKQALEKMKENPDIDVVLMDMMMPEMDGYETIKEIRKMPSHMRLPIIAITAKSMIGDREKCIAAGASDYISKPVDIDQLLSLLRVWLYES from the coding sequence ATGCCGAAAAAAATCATAAGAAATCTTCAGTTTGGAGTTGGTTTATCTTTATTGATCTTAATTGCGAGTTCAATTGCCTCTTATATAAGCATCCAAAGGCAGATGGAACACAGGGAAAGCTTATCCCAAAGCCGACGTTCGGTTACGGCTGTAAAAGACGTTTTAATCGCTCTTTTGGACGCAGAAACAGGAAACAGAGGATATCAGTTAACGGGAAAAGAAAATTTCTTAGAACCTTACAAACGTAGTTTAGCCGACTATCCAAAAGCTTTCGAACGTGCAAAAGCATTAGATATTAAAGATAAAAATCAACTTGACCGCCTAAATAATTTACAGCAGAATGTCAATAGCAATATCAGTAATTTAAAACATTTTGTAGAAAACAGACGAAAAGGCATTGTAATGACTCAGCAGCAGGTTTTGATGAGCAAAACTTACATGGACAAATGTCGCCAGATCGTTCGCGATTTTGTACAATATGAAGAGGCTCAGCTTGCTATAAAAAATAAAGACCTTAACCGTTCATCAGATACCACCGTATTATTTATCCTGTTTTCTGCAATAGCAGCCGTTGTTGTCACTACATTTTTCTATATAAAATTACGTGCAGACCTTATCCGCAGAGACAAGCTTGAAAAACAGTTAAAAGCTAAAGATCTGGAAATCAGCAGACGTGTAAGTGCGATTCAGCAAGTAGCAAACAGGGTTGCCAATGGTGATTACAGCCAAAAAGCTTCTGATACTTCTCAGGACGATCTTGGAGATCTGGTTGGATCTCTTAACAATATGACGGATTCCCTGAAAAAATCTTTCGACGAGATCAATAAAAGCGATTGGCGTCAGAAAGGTCTTGCTATTTTAAATGAATCTTTAGTAGGAAATAAATCTGTAAACGAGGTTTCAAAAAAATCTTTACATCAATTAATTGAATACGGAAATTGTATCAATGGTTCATTATATCTTTTTGACGAAGGCGTATTAAAATTAAATACAGCTTTCGGACTGGAAGACAACATGAAAAAGACCTTTGAGCTAGGAGAAGGAATGGTTGGTCAAGCTTTTGTTAACGAAAAAACACAGGTTTATAATAATCTTCATGAAGAAGATTTTACGGTAACTTTTGCCAGCAGTAAAATTACAATCTACGGAATAATATTATTGCCGATTTTGGCAGACGGACACACAATCGGAGTTTTAGAATTAGGCTCAACATCTAATTTTGAAGAAGAACGCGTAGATTATTTCTCAGAATGCAGCCGAAATATCGGAATTGCTTTAAGTGCCGCAAAAAGCCGTGAAAAAGAACAGCAATTATTAGAAGAAACCCAAGCTCAATCAGAAGAATTACAGGTTCAACATTCTGAATTGGAGAATCTTAATACAGAATTAGAAGCGCAGACTCAAAAACTACAGGCTTCGGAGGAAGAATTGAAAGTTCAGCAGGAAGAACTGATGCAGGCCAATGCCGAATTGGAAGAACGTTCAAGATTATTGGAAGATAAAAATCACCTGATCGCCGAACGCAATAATGAAATTCAGAAAAAAGTAGAAGAACTTGCTTTAAGCACAAAATATAAGTCAGAATTTTTGGCGAATATGTCGCACGAACTTCGTACTCCATTGAATTCAATCCTACTTCTCTCTCGTTTAATGACTGAAAATCCTGATGAAAACCTAAATGAAGATCAAGTTGAATCAGCGAAAGTAATTCAAAGTTCAGGAAGCAGTTTATTAACCTTGATTGATGAGATTTTAGATCTTGCTAAGATTGAATCCGGTAAAATGACGTTGGAATATGAGGAAGTAATCATCGATGATATTATAAAAGATTTAAAAAGTTTATTCAAACCTATTCTTCGTGAAAAAGGGATTGAATTTAACATCGAAATAGAAAATGATGTAGAAAAAGCGATTGAAACCGACCGTTTGCGTGTAGATCAGGTGATGAGAAATTTACTTTCAAATGCTACAAAATTTACAACCGAGGGAAGCATCAATTTAAATATCAAAAAAGATCCAAAGAACAATGATTTCATCATTTTCAGTGTAAAAGATACCGGAATCGGAATTGCAGAAGACAAACAGAAAATCATTTTTGAAGCTTTCCAACAAGCAGATGGATCTACAAGAAGAAAATTTGGAGGAACAGGTTTAGGCCTGTCAATAAGCCGAGAAATTGCCAGATTATTAGGTGGCGAACTAATGCTTACAAGTAAAGTAAATGAAGGAAGTGAATTTAGCTTAATCATTCCAATTAAAGCAATCTCAGAACCTATTCACCCTGAAACAGATCAGCATTTAATGGAAACCATTCGTGAAGATGTTGAAGAAATTCAAAATATCCTTGAGGATGGAGAAATTCAATATACACTCCCTGTCAATACCTTGGGAATTCCGGAAAATGTAGCCGATGACCGCGAAACCATTACTGATGGTGATAAAGTTATTTTAATCGTTGAAGATGATATTAATTTCGCCAAAGCATTATTGAAATACGCTCGTTTACAAGATTATAAAGGAGTCGTTTCCGTAAGAGGTGATCACGCCTTATCCACTGCTATTCAGTATCATCCGGCGGCTATTTTACTGGACGTTCAGCTACCTGTAAAAGATGGATGGCAAGTAATGGATGAATTAAAATCAAATCCTCAAACCAAACACATTCCGGTTCACATGATGTCTGTTTTGCATGTGAAAAAGGAAAGTCTGATGAAAGGCGCTATTGATTTCATTAATAAACCGATGGCTTTGGATCAGATGACTGAAGTTTTCAGAAAGATTGAAGAAGCCCTAAAAAAATCTCCGCAAAAGGTTTTAATTGTTGAAGAAAATGCGAAACACGCAAGCGCACTCTCCTACTACCTAAGCAACTTTAATATCTCATTATCAGTAGAAAACAACGTTGAAGATTGTGTTAAAGCTTTAACGGAAGGTAATTCCGACTGTGTCATTTTAGATATCGGAGCAGAAAAAGGAAATCAATATCAAATTATAGAATCCATCAAAAGTTATGAAGGACTTGAAAATCTGCCGATCATTATTTTTACTGGACATAATTTAACTCAGTCAGAAGAGCTGAAAATCAAGCAGTACGCTGATTCTATCGTTGTAAAAACGGCACATTCTTACCAAAGAATTTTAGATGAAGTTGGTTTGTTTTTGCACTTGGTTGAAGAAAAAAGCAATTCAGAGACCATTAAAAATAAAGTATTAGGTTCATTAACGGAAGTTCTGAAAGGCAAAAAAATCCTGATTACTGATGATGACGTTCGAAATATCTTTTCTCTAACAAAATCGTTGGAAAAATATAAAGTAGACGTAGTTTTAGCGATGGATGGCAAGCAGGCTTTAGAGAAGATGAAAGAAAATCCTGATATCGATGTTGTTCTGATGGATATGATGATGCCGGAAATGGATGGATATGAAACGATTAAGGAAATAAGAAAAATGCCGTCACACATGCGTCTTCCGATTATTGCCATTACTGCAAAATCGATGATCGGTGACCGTGAAAAATGTATCGCTGCAGGAGCTTCAGATTACATCTCGAAACCTGTGGATATTGACCAATTGTTATCGTTGCTACGTGTTTGGTTATATGAAAGTTAA
- a CDS encoding response regulator, whose protein sequence is MNKKILIVDDDPRNIFALKLTLKSRGYQIESSTMAQEAIQILQKDDGINVVLMDMMMPEMDGYEAIKIIRNTPSISKVDIISVTAQAMPEDRQKCLDAGAQDYVSKPIDVDQLITAIEKLS, encoded by the coding sequence ATGAATAAGAAAATTTTAATTGTGGACGATGATCCACGTAATATATTTGCACTGAAACTGACCTTAAAGTCAAGAGGTTATCAGATTGAAAGTTCTACAATGGCACAGGAAGCTATTCAGATCTTACAAAAAGATGACGGAATCAATGTGGTGTTGATGGATATGATGATGCCCGAAATGGACGGATATGAAGCCATTAAAATCATTCGTAACACTCCATCAATCAGCAAAGTAGATATTATTTCTGTGACTGCGCAGGCAATGCCGGAAGACCGCCAGAAGTGTCTGGATGCTGGCGCTCAAGATTATGTATCAAAACCGATTGATGTTGATCAACTGATAACTGCCATTGAAAAATTATCGTAA
- a CDS encoding CheR family methyltransferase: MLEPSIVKDEEVEHLIKDVYGMYGYDFSEYSRASFKRRVNRICLIDRFTSFAELRYTILNDPEYLKRFVEEITVNVTEMFRDPVFFKTLREKILPQLGTYPLIRIWVAGCSTGEEAYSMAILLKEANLYHKSLIYGTDLNPSVLETARSGVFPLQQMKLYSENYMLSGGKKDFSEYYTANYDSVRFDKSLQEKLILSTHNLVSDSSFNSFQLIICRNVLIYFDRGLQERVFRLFDNSLENLGYLALGSKETLRFSNLDKSYHQVEDQKIWKKLDHN; the protein is encoded by the coding sequence ATGCTGGAACCAAGTATCGTAAAAGACGAAGAAGTAGAACATTTGATTAAAGATGTTTACGGCATGTACGGATACGATTTTTCCGAATACAGCAGAGCATCTTTTAAACGCAGGGTTAACCGTATCTGTTTGATTGACAGGTTCACAAGTTTTGCAGAATTGAGATATACTATCCTTAATGATCCAGAATATCTAAAGCGTTTTGTAGAAGAAATTACAGTGAATGTAACAGAAATGTTCCGCGATCCTGTATTTTTTAAAACATTAAGGGAAAAAATACTGCCGCAGTTAGGAACTTATCCGTTGATCAGAATCTGGGTTGCAGGTTGCTCCACTGGTGAAGAAGCGTATTCGATGGCGATTTTGCTTAAGGAAGCTAATCTTTATCATAAATCATTGATCTACGGAACAGATCTTAATCCGTCTGTCTTGGAAACAGCCAGATCAGGCGTTTTTCCATTACAACAAATGAAACTATATTCTGAAAATTATATGTTATCAGGCGGTAAAAAAGACTTTTCAGAGTATTACACCGCGAATTATGACAGCGTAAGATTTGATAAAAGTTTACAGGAAAAACTGATCTTATCTACTCATAATTTGGTTTCAGACAGTTCTTTTAACAGTTTTCAATTAATCATCTGCCGAAATGTGTTGATTTATTTTGATAGAGGGTTGCAGGAACGTGTTTTCCGTCTTTTTGATAACAGTTTGGAAAACTTGGGTTATTTGGCTTTAGGATCGAAAGAGACGTTGAGATTTTCTAATTTAGACAAATCTTATCATCAGGTTGAAGATCAAAAAATCTGGAAAAAACTGGATCATAACTAA
- a CDS encoding chemotaxis protein CheB, producing the protein MKNTDTKLIVIGGSAGSLQVILEMIKKLNIELKFPIVLVVHRKAHSTSILPVLLQQFSSMEVVEIEDKTEIKNNTLYIVPADYHLLFENKKIMSLDSSEKMNYSRPSIDVTFKSAAEIYGENVIGVLLSGANADGVEGLGYIKKNGGKVWVQDPETAEVNYMPKHAVDEVDYDLIITSNNLANYINQL; encoded by the coding sequence ATGAAAAACACAGATACAAAATTAATCGTTATCGGAGGATCTGCAGGCAGTTTGCAGGTCATTCTGGAAATGATAAAAAAATTAAATATTGAATTAAAATTTCCAATCGTACTCGTAGTTCACCGAAAGGCACATTCTACAAGTATACTTCCTGTATTGTTACAGCAGTTTTCATCTATGGAAGTCGTTGAAATTGAGGATAAAACGGAAATTAAAAACAATACATTATACATCGTTCCCGCAGATTATCATTTGTTGTTTGAAAATAAAAAAATAATGTCTCTGGACAGTTCAGAAAAGATGAATTATTCGCGACCGTCCATTGATGTAACGTTTAAATCTGCAGCCGAAATTTACGGTGAAAACGTGATCGGAGTTTTGCTGTCAGGAGCCAATGCAGATGGTGTTGAAGGTTTAGGATATATTAAAAAAAATGGCGGAAAAGTTTGGGTTCAGGATCCGGAAACTGCCGAAGTAAATTATATGCCGAAACATGCGGTTGATGAAGTTGATTATGATTTGATTATCACATCAAATAATCTAGCGAATTATATCAATCAATTATAA
- a CDS encoding response regulator translates to MSKKKILIFDDDTTILEVITIIFEENGYEVEISETSHDIVEKVTKFQPDVILMDNWIPRIGGVEATKLLKSHEEFKHIPVIYVTANNDIVALAKEAQADDYVGKPFNLDDLEGKVAKYLS, encoded by the coding sequence ATGAGTAAAAAGAAAATTTTGATTTTCGATGATGATACCACTATTTTAGAGGTAATTACCATCATCTTTGAGGAGAATGGATATGAAGTCGAAATTTCAGAAACGTCTCATGATATTGTAGAAAAAGTAACAAAATTTCAGCCGGATGTTATTCTGATGGATAACTGGATCCCGAGAATTGGCGGTGTTGAAGCTACAAAACTTTTGAAAAGTCATGAAGAATTCAAGCATATTCCTGTCATTTATGTAACGGCGAACAATGATATTGTGGCTTTGGCTAAGGAAGCTCAGGCTGATGATTATGTTGGAAAACCATTTAATCTGGATGATCTGGAAGGAAAAGTAGCTAAATATTTAAGCTAA